GGCGTGGGCTGGGCGATGGACCGGTTCAATCCGCACAAGGTTATCGGCATCTTCTACCTGCTGGCCGGGGTGTTTGCCTACGCGGTAGGGCAGAGCCTGGGCAATATCACCCTGCTGGCAACCCTGGTGCTGGTTGCCGGGATGTGTGTCAACGGTGCGCAGTCGGCAATGCCGTCTCTGGCCGCGCGTTTCTACCCGACCCAAGGCCGCGCGACCGGCGTGTCGTGGATGCTCGGCATCGGTCGTTTCGGCGCGATCCTTGGCGCCTGGATGGGCGCAACCTTGCTGGGCCTGGGCTGGAACTTCGAACAGGTGCTCACCGCTCTGGTGATCCCGGCTGCATTGGCCACCGCTGCGGTGGTGATCAAGGGCATGGTCAGCCATGCGGATGCGACCTGAGGCTGATCGATAGCTTGCCAACAATCCGTTCGATAATCGAACACTGAGTCGATTATCGGATTGTTTGGCCCATTTCCCCGGCTTAATCTTCAAGCACTTCGGCGCCACCTCAGCGCCTTTTTCGATCCATACCGGGAGCCCGAACCCCATGGCTGAAATCCTCGCGCTGCGTGACGCGGTGAAGCAATTTGTGAACGACGGCGACACCGTCGCGCTGGAAGGCTTCACCCACCTGATCCCAACGGCAGCGGGTCATGAAATCATTCGTCAGGGCAAGAAAAACCTGACGTTGGTGCGTATGACGCCTGACCTGATCTACGACCAGTTGATCGGTGCCGGCTGCGCCCGAAAGCTGATTTTCTCCTGGGGCGGCAACCCAGGCGTGGGCTCCCTGCATCGCCTGCGTGATGCGGTCGAGAAGCAATGGCCGCAACCGCTGGAAATCGAAGAACACAGCCACGCCGACCTGGCCAATGCCTACGTCGCCGGCGCCTCCGGCCTGCCCTTCGCGGTGCTGCGTGCCTACGCCGGTTCTGACCTGCCCAAGGTCAACCCGCTGATCAAGACTGTGACCTGCCCATTTACCGGTGAAGTGCTGGCGGCGGTGCCGTCGGTGCGTCCGGACGTCACCGTGATCCATGCGCAAAAGGCTGACCGCAAGGGCAACGTGCTGTTGTGGGGCATCCTCGGTGTGCAGAAAGAGGCGGCCCTGGCGGCCAAGCGTTGCATCGTCACCGTCGAAGAAATCGTCGACGACCTCAATGCGCCCATGAACAGCTGCGTACTGCCGACCTGGGCGCTGACGGCGGTCTGTCATGTGCCGGGTGGCGCGCATCCGTCCTACGCCCATGGCTACAACGAACGTGATAACCGCTTCTACCAGGCGTGGGACCCGATCGCCCGCGACCGTGGGACCTTCACCGCCTGGATCGATGAATACATCCACGGCACCGCCGACTTCAGCGAATTCCAGGCCAAGCTGGCCACCGCGCAGGAGGCCAAGTAATGGCTTACTCGACCAATGAAATGATGACCGTCGCCGCCGCGCGCCGCCTCAAGAATGGCTCCGTGTGCTTCGTCGGCATCGGCCTGCCGTCCAAGGCGGCCAACCTGGCGCGCCTGACCTCGTCGCCAGATGTGGTGCTGATCTACGAGTCCGGTCCGATTGGCGCCAAACCGTCGGTACTGCCGCTGTCCATCGGTGATGGCGAACTGGCAGAAACCGCCGACACCGTCGTGCCGACCGGTGAGATTTTTCGCTATTGGCTGCAGGGCGGGCGCATCGACGTGGGCTTTCTCGGCGCGGCTCAGGTCGACCGTTTCGGCAACATCAACACCACGGTGGTCGGTGACTACCACCAGCCTAAAGTGCGACTGCCGGGAGCCGGTGGCGCGCCCGAGATCGCCGGTTCGGCCAAGAGCGTGTTGATCATCCTCAAGCAATCGGCACGTTCGTTTGTCGACAAACTCGACTTCATCACCTCAGTCGGCCATGGCGAAGGCGGCG
The genomic region above belongs to Pseudomonas azotoformans and contains:
- a CDS encoding CoA-transferase subunit beta, with amino-acid sequence MAYSTNEMMTVAAARRLKNGSVCFVGIGLPSKAANLARLTSSPDVVLIYESGPIGAKPSVLPLSIGDGELAETADTVVPTGEIFRYWLQGGRIDVGFLGAAQVDRFGNINTTVVGDYHQPKVRLPGAGGAPEIAGSAKSVLIILKQSARSFVDKLDFITSVGHGEGGDSRKRLGLPGAGPVGIITDLCIMEPEEGTHEFVVTALHPGVTREQVVAATGWAIRFADQVDTTAEPTDVELTALRDLEARTAAAHGQAPGEA
- a CDS encoding CoA transferase subunit A is translated as MAEILALRDAVKQFVNDGDTVALEGFTHLIPTAAGHEIIRQGKKNLTLVRMTPDLIYDQLIGAGCARKLIFSWGGNPGVGSLHRLRDAVEKQWPQPLEIEEHSHADLANAYVAGASGLPFAVLRAYAGSDLPKVNPLIKTVTCPFTGEVLAAVPSVRPDVTVIHAQKADRKGNVLLWGILGVQKEAALAAKRCIVTVEEIVDDLNAPMNSCVLPTWALTAVCHVPGGAHPSYAHGYNERDNRFYQAWDPIARDRGTFTAWIDEYIHGTADFSEFQAKLATAQEAK